Proteins encoded within one genomic window of Lycium ferocissimum isolate CSIRO_LF1 unplaced genomic scaffold, AGI_CSIRO_Lferr_CH_V1 ctg473, whole genome shotgun sequence:
- the LOC132044530 gene encoding protein E6-like, whose amino-acid sequence MDFLSFIFVLSTLLLSSSQIHARESNFFTTTINNNGDIEPKFMPENENEYGVHGHHESGPVAYVTVPQETNFMNSEFTIHDDNGNNYRSRTVGSRATDFIEPSDGGDYHYNNKDELRNSSERRLMEKGYATTNSTDNSGKAERVQQQGTNDTESSQLDDMGHETFRTYRGNVVDNPAEEPSSMP is encoded by the exons ATGGATTTTTTATCCTTCATCTTCGTCCTAAGTACTCTTTTATTATCTTCATCACAAATCCATGCAAGAGAGAGCAACTTCTTCAccaccaccatcaacaacaatggtgATATTGAACCAAAATTCATGcctgaaaatgaaaatgagtaTGGTGTTCATGGTCATCATGAATCTGGTCCTGTGGCTTATGTTACTGTCCCTCAAGAAACCAACTTCATGAATAGTGAATTCACTATTCATGACGACAACGGCAACAATTACAGATCCAGGACGGTCGGCTCAAGG GCTACCGACTTCATTGAGCCATCCGATGGCGGCGATTACCACTACAACAATAAAGATGAGCTGCGCAACTCGAGTGAACGAAGATTAATGGAGAAAGGCTATGCTACCACCAACTCAACTGACAATAGTGGCAAGGCTGAAAGGGTGCAGCAGCAGGGCACGAATGACACAGAGAGTTCTCAGTTAGATGATATGGGACATGAAACTTTTCGCACCTATCGCGGGAATGTAGTAGATAACCCAGCTGAAGAGCCCTCCTCCATGCCTTGA
- the LOC132044533 gene encoding uncharacterized protein LOC132044533 codes for MAFFVNHFHLSFFFLLITRLSSLQIHARDSQFFNKISTNSNYHNGKETKVATPNKDQEPNFIPDENEKGYGIYDPNINSHEKESRQLPQASTSANTNLEQSYKSTTANNLIPNNKYLPKNYNPVAYVTAPQDNTDDTNFINSEFTTTDNNQYYNNDITYDNNDNINNQYYNGDNIYHHYYRGDSTYDDYDNNNNNQYYSGSSIYNDQYNNGGRAASKAINSIEPSLNGDSGDYYNNNNNNNQLQDLSESRLMDKGYTTTPTTTNPTNTKNYPYKDIGKSYYYNNQEQINYSTNYNHYNGGNGYRVQHQSMSYTWDPYENSREFANSYANNELSNYNNNFVNYENEDDQFQDEEHMP; via the exons ATGGCATTCTTTGTCAATCATTTTCATTTatccttcttcttcctcctaATTACTCGCTTATCTTCATTGCAAATCCATGCAAGAGAcagccaattcttcaacaaaatCTCCACCAACAGCAATTATCATAATGGAAAAGAGACaaaagtagcaactccaaacaaagACCAAGAGCCAAATTTCATACCTGATGAGAATGAAAAAGGCTATGGTATTTATGATCCAAACATTAATAGTCATGAAAAAGAGTCGCGTCAACTTCCACAAGCTTCCACCAGTGCCAACACCAATTTGGAACAATCCTATAAATCTACCACCGCCAATAACCTCATTCCTAACAACAAGTACCTTCCAAAAAATTACAACCCTGTGGCTTATGTTACTGCCCCTCAGGACAACACTGATGATACCAACTTCATAAATAGTGAGTTCACCACCACCGATAACAACCAATACTATAAtaatgacattacttatgacaacaacgataACATTAACAATCAGTATTATAATGGTGACAACATTTACCACCACTACTACAGAGGTGACAGTACTTATGACGactatgacaacaacaacaataatcagtACTATAGCGGTAGCAGCATCTATAACGATCAATACAACAATGGTGGCAGGGCCGCCTCCAAG GCCATCAATTCCATTGAACCATCCCTAAATGGTGACAGTGGCGattactacaacaacaacaacaataacaatcagcTGCAGGACTTGAGTGAATCAAGGTTAATGGACAAAGGCTACACCACCACCCCAACAACCACCAATCCAACTAACACAAAAAATTATCCGTACAAGGACATTGGAAAAAGTTACTACTACAACAATCAAGAACAAATTAACTATTCCACTAACTATAACCACTACAATGGTGGCAATGGTTACAGGGTGCAGCACCAGAGCATGAGTTACACATGGGATCCAtatgaaaattcaagagaatttgcaAACTCCTATGCTAACAATGAGTTAAGCAACTACAATAACAATTTTGTGAACTATGAGAATGAAGATGATCAGTTCCAAGATGAAGAGCACATGCCTTGA
- the LOC132044532 gene encoding uncharacterized protein LOC132044532 produces the protein MDLSGRVNGLGMELLNQSNYKVWKTCMESYLVEQDFWDVFNGSYTSPPIDGLKNSSAYKKWKQINAKAEFILKRYISHNLFDRIIRCKSTHEIWRTLDRLFNKKDEARLQILENELANTTQGNLSIAEYFLRIKNLCSEISRDLFIKSG, from the coding sequence atggatttaagcGGCCGTGTTAATGGACTGGGGATGGAGTTGTTGAATCAGTCCAATTACAAggtatggaagacatgtatggagtCATACCTTGTGGAACAGGATTTTTGGGATGTTTTTAATGGTAGTTACACAAGTCCTCCTATTGACGGACTGAAAAATAGCAGCGCATACAAGAAGTGGAAGCAAATTAATGCGAAGGCGGAGTTCATCCTAAAGAGGTACATCTCGCACAACTTGTTTGATCGTATTATAAGGTGCAAATCAACTCATGAAATTTGGAGGACCCTTGATCGTTTGTTCAACAAGAAGGATGAAGCCCGGCTACAAATATTGGAGAATGAATTGGCGAACACCACTCAAGGTAATCTTTCTATTGCCGAGTACTTTTTGAGGATTAAGAACTTATGTTCAGAGATCTCCAGAGATCTCTTTATTAAATCTGGATGA
- the LOC132044534 gene encoding uncharacterized protein LOC132044534, giving the protein MRPINLSNFTNKILSKIVASRLNSYLPSLISENQTIFISGRLITKNVTLTREIVHNMSRNKKKENLVIKLDMEKVYDRVSWVFLYVVLKKMGFNDIFIDIIRRLMEDNWKYTGFTMAMKGPQINHLAYADNVVVFTS; this is encoded by the exons ATGAGGCCAATTAACCTGAGCAATTTCACAAATAAGATTTTGTCTAAAATAGTTGCCTCTAGATTAAATTCTTATTTGCCTAGTCTTATTTCTGAAAATCAAACTATATTTATTAGTGGTAGATTGATTACTAAAAATGTTACTCTTACTCGGGAAATTGTTCATAACATGAGCaggaataagaaaaaagaaaatctggTCATTAAACTTGATATGGAGAAGGTCTATGATAGAGTCTCTTGGGTCTTTCTGTATGTTGTTTTAAAGAAAATGGGTTTTAATGACATCTTCATTGATATCATCAGGAGGCTAATGGAGGATAATTG GAAATACACTGGATTCACCATGGCAATGAAGGGGCCACAGATAAACCATCTTGCATATGCAGATAATGTGGTCGTTTTCACTTCTTGA